The genome window GCGGCCGTTCAGCGAGAACTTGCCGGTGCCGGGCACCAGGCGGACGCGGACGATGGCTTCCTTGCGGCGACCGACGGTCTGGACCGGCTTGTCGGCGACGGTGGTGGTGGTCATGCGTGATTCCCCTTGAATCTCTCGCCGGCGCTTACTGGGCGACCTGGTCGATGGTGAAGACCTGCGGGTCCTGCGCGGCGTGCGGGTGCTCGTTGCCGGCGTACACCTTGAGCTTGCGGATCTGCTTGGCACCCATCTTGTTGTGCGGCAGCATCCCCTTGACGGCCTTCTCGACGATGCGCTCGGGGCGCGGGCCGTCGAGGACCTCGCCGTAGGTGCGCGACTTCAGCCCGCCCGGGCGGCCGGAGTGGCGGTAGTCGAGCTTGGCATCGCGCTTGTTGCCGGTCAGGGCGACCTTGTCGGCGTTGATGACGATGACGAAGTCGCCGGTGTCGACGTGCGGGGCGTACTGCGGCTTGTGCTTGCCGCGCAGCAGCGTCGCTGCGTGCGTGGCGAGGCGACCGAGGACGACATCCTTGGCGTCGATGACATGCCAGACGCGAGTGACCTCGCCGGCCTTCGGGCTGTACGTGCGCACTTGAACTGCCTTCTTCGTTGCATCGTGGGAGTCCTGCCGGGCAGGTCTCGCTCTGAACAAACTCTGGTGTGACCGGGCGCTGATTCATACCCAGGGCGCATGGTGCAAGCCACTGTGCATTTGTCCGGCGCTCGGCGCGATCGGTGGTCTGCCGGGGCCGACGCAGCGCCGTAGCGCCGCGGATACGAATGGCCAGCGGACCGACGATTAACTTTACAGGGCCCGACCGGATCGGTCAAAGCACGGCCGCCGGCCCGCGGGGTGGCCTCCCTCACGGTACCGCGGCGGCGGGAGGCGGCGATCGGGCCGGTGGGCGGAGCCGCGATAGGGTCGCGCTATGCCGTCCGCACTGATCTCCGTCGACGAGTACGCC of Cumulibacter manganitolerans contains these proteins:
- the rplM gene encoding 50S ribosomal protein L13, whose product is MRTYSPKAGEVTRVWHVIDAKDVVLGRLATHAATLLRGKHKPQYAPHVDTGDFVIVINADKVALTGNKRDAKLDYRHSGRPGGLKSRTYGEVLDGPRPERIVEKAVKGMLPHNKMGAKQIRKLKVYAGNEHPHAAQDPQVFTIDQVAQ